From Brienomyrus brachyistius isolate T26 chromosome 21, BBRACH_0.4, whole genome shotgun sequence, the proteins below share one genomic window:
- the LOC125716361 gene encoding FYN-binding protein 1-like isoform X6, with protein sequence MESVHVLCPENFTDFKAIRAKFQEEITLNQYRRKPMVPEKPRQIPLPPGACPSHLSTIAVETESKSSVLPRAKKHGKRPVSYPLPLPPCTPSLFSGKTAEKEQSTRQTSKDKRLSLGLPLPGKEQKVILSLPLSSCLPSGQPGKMRSPENDVKSTSPKTSGISLDASSQSKSPSNSAEMTSGSPSPKGRGCIYSRSTSAPSVCSTFEDASVRHSTLSSAESAQDVNGGSPETSSPPWFSLKASPKLSLMGCEGQKAEAPPQKPKSVSQTISVSALAAKLNIASHWKVPHIHKDGADCKTNCLQLGQPAETGPAKIPLPELDSLDPPPEKPPRPHLVDLGPCWALFGKDQHEIGVGVLESIDFEGQAPEYPVPPKPQDLVCPELAGTFNVAFNAIESQAFGAADQGLDATDLEPRESKSAVLEVLGLWTKGSAPALDPPDQDPPAQNSACVTELQHKDAKPLVGLGSERHSENADNVYEDVEITSKLRRGQNTWRRKVIPKNPYADTEAMGEDSRKSTWFHNPWFVSGEPPGTFSHGNGNGRKENRETNEDREQKKREKKERREREKKENEMRRKFKITGQEEPMYKAKVTVTSKGRKGDLPVQTGDIVSIIRTTDCPKGKWLARDDDHMYGYIPVMNVELDIKEMLELGKRASQAAGRPAVDGDTFSDGSRSSNQCRAHSNSFTDSEEWTCDEESISSPSDVRLQSRTVSMAEMCYANGKGQPAASDGGYEDSQALTRYEALQKLATFFQQQQENESVAEENEGQTPPRTEVQPSLCLAEEHTSLFRPAAFLSHRSSEPEGEFQLMDLIILPPPAPFADRG encoded by the exons GAGAACTTTACTGACTTCAAAGCTATCAGAGCCAAGTTTCAAGAAGAGATCACCTTAAACCAGTACAGAAGAAAACCGATGGTCCCTGAAAAGCCCAGACAGATTCCTTTGCCCCCCGGAGCTTGCCCGTCTCACCTGAGCACCATCGCTGTGGAGACTGAGAGCAAGTCCTCAGTCCTGCCTAGAGCAAAGAAACATGGCAAGCGTCCAGTCTCTTACCCACTGCCTCTTCCTCCCTGTACACCTTCCCTCTTCAGCGGCAAGACGGCAGAGAAAGAACAAAGTACAAGGCAGACATCAAAGGACAAGCGATTGTCTCTAGGGCTTCCTTTACCAGGAAAAGAGCAGAAGGTCATCTTGAGTCTGCCTTTGAGCAGCTGCCTGCCATCTGGCCAACCTGGGAAGATGAGGTCCCCAGAAAACGACGTTAAATCAACATCTCCAAAAACCAGTGGGATCTCCCTCGATGCCAGCTCTCAATCAAAGTCTCCCAGTAACAGTGCAGAAATGACATCCGGTTCTCCATCTCCCAAAGGCAGAGGCTGCATCTATTCCAGGAGCACATCTGCGCCTAGTGTTTGTAGCACTTTCGAAGATGCTTCAGTTAGACACTCTACCCTCTCCAGCGCAGAAAGTGCTCAGGATGTTAATGGGGGATCCCCAGAGACCAGTAGCCCTCCTTGGTTCTCCTTGAAGGCATCCCCCAAACTGTCTCTCATGGGCTGCGAGGGCCAGAAGGCAGAAGCTCCTCCTCAGAAACCCAAAAGTGTTTCTCAGACCATCAGTGTTTCTGCCTTGGCTGCCAAGCTCAATATAGCCTCACACT GGAAGGTGCCGCATATACACAAGGATGGTGCAGATTGCAAGACAAACTGTTTGCAACTGGGGCAACCTGCTGAGACTGGTCCAGCTAAGATACCTCTTCCCGAGTTAGATTCCCTGGATCCCCCGCCGGAAAAACCACCCAGACCCCATTTAGTGGATCTCGGCCCCTGCTGGGCCTTATTTGGAAAGGATCAACATGAAATTG gtgtTGGGGTACTTGAATCTATTGATTTTGAAGGCCAAGCTCCTGAATATCCAGTGCCTCCTAAGCCTCAAGATCTGGTGTGTCCAGAACTTGCAGGAACTTTCAATGTGGCTTTTAATGCCATAGAGTCCCAGGCCTTTGGTGCTGCGGACCAGGGTCTTGATGCCACAGACCTTGAGCCTAGAGAGTCAAAGTCAGCGGTTCTAGAGGTGCTGGGGTTGTGGACCAAGGGCTCTGCACCTGCTTTGGACCCTCCAGACCAGGATCCTCCAGCTCAGAATTCTGCTTGTGTCACAGAACTGCAACACAAAGACGCAAAGCCATTAGTCGG ACTTGGTTCTGAAAGACACAGTGAAAATGCAGACAACGTCTATGAAGACGTTGAGATCACAAGCAAGCTTCGCCGCGGGCAGAATACTTGGCGACGCAAAGTCATTCCAAAAA ATCCGTACGCTGATACTGAAGCgatg GGTGAAGATTCGCGTAAAAGCACATGGTTTCACAACCCGTG GTTTGTGTCAGGAGAGCCTCCTGGAACTTTCTCACATGGAAATGG CAACGGGCGCAAGGAGAATCGGGAGACCAATGAGGACAGAGAGCAGAAGAAACGGGAAAAGAAGGagcggagggagagggagaagaaGGAGAATGAGATGAGAAGGAAGTTCAAA ATAACTGGGCAGGAGGAGCCCATGTACAAGGCCAAGGTGACAGTCACCAGCAAGGGCCGAAAGGGCGACCTTCCCGTACAGACCGGAGACATCGTCAGCATCATCCGCACCACTGACTGTCCCAAAGGGAAGTGGCTGGCAAGGGACGATGACCATATGT ATGGCTACATCCCTGTGATGAACGTGGAGCTGGACATCAAGGAGATGCTGGAGCTTGGAAAGAGGGCTTCCCAGGCAGCGGGCCGCCCCGCCGTTGATGGAGACACCTTCAGCGATGGGAGCAG GTCTTCTAACCAATGCCGTGCTCACAGTAACAGCT TTACAGACAGCGAGGAATGGACGTGTGACGAGGAATCGATCTCGTCTCCTTCAGATGTGCG GTTGCAGAGTCGGACTGTGTCCATGGCTGAAATGT GCTACGCAAACGGCAAAGGGCAGCCGGCCGCCAGCGACGGCGGCTACGAGGACAGCCAGGCACT GACGAGGTATGAGGCTCTCCAGAAGCTTGCTACTTTCTTCCAGCAGCAGCAAGAAAATGAGAGCGTTGCTGAGGAAAACGAAGGACAGACTCCTCCAAG AACTGAAGTTCAACCAA GTCTGTGTTTGGCAGAGGAGCACACCAGTCTGT TCCGACCCGCTGCGTTTTTGAGTCACCGAAGCAGCGAGCCAGAAGGGGAATTCCAGCTGATGGACCTGATCATCCTGCCCCCCCCTGCGCCCTTCGCCGACCGGGGGTGA
- the LOC125716361 gene encoding FYN-binding protein 1-like isoform X5, with the protein MVPEKPRQIPLPPGACPSHLSTIAVETESKSSVLPRAKKHGKRPVSYPLPLPPCTPSLFSGKTAEKEQSTRQTSKDKRLSLGLPLPGKEQKVILSLPLSSCLPSGQPGKMRSPENDVKSTSPKTSGISLDASSQSKSPSNSAEMTSGSPSPKGRGCIYSRSTSAPSVCSTFEDASVRHSTLSSAESAQDVNGGSPETSSPPWFSLKASPKLSLMGCEGQKAEAPPQKPKSVSQTISVSALAAKLNIASHWKVPHIHKDGADCKTNCLQLGQPAETGPAKIPLPELDSLDPPPEKPPRPHLVDLGPCWALFGKDQHEIGVGVLESIDFEGQAPEYPVPPKPQDLVCPELAGTFNVAFNAIESQAFGAADQGLDATDLEPRESKSAVLEVLGLWTKGSAPALDPPDQDPPAQNSACVTELQHKDAKPLVGLGSERHSENADNVYEDVEITSKLRRGQNTWRRKVIPKNPYADTEAMGEDSRKSTWFHNPCNGRKENRETNEDREQKKREKKERREREKKENEMRRKFKITGQEEPMYKAKVTVTSKGRKGDLPVQTGDIVSIIRTTDCPKGKWLARDDDHMYGYIPVMNVELDIKEMLELGKRASQAAGRPAVDGDTFSDGSRSSNQCRAHSNSFTDSEEWTCDEESISSPSDVRLQSRTVSMAEMCYANGKGQPAASDGGYEDSQALTRYEALQKLATFFQQQQENESVAEENEGQTPPRTEVQPSLCLAEEHTSLFRPAAFLSHRSSEPEGEFQLMDLIILPPPAPFADRG; encoded by the exons ATGGTCCCTGAAAAGCCCAGACAGATTCCTTTGCCCCCCGGAGCTTGCCCGTCTCACCTGAGCACCATCGCTGTGGAGACTGAGAGCAAGTCCTCAGTCCTGCCTAGAGCAAAGAAACATGGCAAGCGTCCAGTCTCTTACCCACTGCCTCTTCCTCCCTGTACACCTTCCCTCTTCAGCGGCAAGACGGCAGAGAAAGAACAAAGTACAAGGCAGACATCAAAGGACAAGCGATTGTCTCTAGGGCTTCCTTTACCAGGAAAAGAGCAGAAGGTCATCTTGAGTCTGCCTTTGAGCAGCTGCCTGCCATCTGGCCAACCTGGGAAGATGAGGTCCCCAGAAAACGACGTTAAATCAACATCTCCAAAAACCAGTGGGATCTCCCTCGATGCCAGCTCTCAATCAAAGTCTCCCAGTAACAGTGCAGAAATGACATCCGGTTCTCCATCTCCCAAAGGCAGAGGCTGCATCTATTCCAGGAGCACATCTGCGCCTAGTGTTTGTAGCACTTTCGAAGATGCTTCAGTTAGACACTCTACCCTCTCCAGCGCAGAAAGTGCTCAGGATGTTAATGGGGGATCCCCAGAGACCAGTAGCCCTCCTTGGTTCTCCTTGAAGGCATCCCCCAAACTGTCTCTCATGGGCTGCGAGGGCCAGAAGGCAGAAGCTCCTCCTCAGAAACCCAAAAGTGTTTCTCAGACCATCAGTGTTTCTGCCTTGGCTGCCAAGCTCAATATAGCCTCACACT GGAAGGTGCCGCATATACACAAGGATGGTGCAGATTGCAAGACAAACTGTTTGCAACTGGGGCAACCTGCTGAGACTGGTCCAGCTAAGATACCTCTTCCCGAGTTAGATTCCCTGGATCCCCCGCCGGAAAAACCACCCAGACCCCATTTAGTGGATCTCGGCCCCTGCTGGGCCTTATTTGGAAAGGATCAACATGAAATTG gtgtTGGGGTACTTGAATCTATTGATTTTGAAGGCCAAGCTCCTGAATATCCAGTGCCTCCTAAGCCTCAAGATCTGGTGTGTCCAGAACTTGCAGGAACTTTCAATGTGGCTTTTAATGCCATAGAGTCCCAGGCCTTTGGTGCTGCGGACCAGGGTCTTGATGCCACAGACCTTGAGCCTAGAGAGTCAAAGTCAGCGGTTCTAGAGGTGCTGGGGTTGTGGACCAAGGGCTCTGCACCTGCTTTGGACCCTCCAGACCAGGATCCTCCAGCTCAGAATTCTGCTTGTGTCACAGAACTGCAACACAAAGACGCAAAGCCATTAGTCGG ACTTGGTTCTGAAAGACACAGTGAAAATGCAGACAACGTCTATGAAGACGTTGAGATCACAAGCAAGCTTCGCCGCGGGCAGAATACTTGGCGACGCAAAGTCATTCCAAAAA ATCCGTACGCTGATACTGAAGCgatg GGTGAAGATTCGCGTAAAAGCACATGGTTTCACAACCCGTG CAACGGGCGCAAGGAGAATCGGGAGACCAATGAGGACAGAGAGCAGAAGAAACGGGAAAAGAAGGagcggagggagagggagaagaaGGAGAATGAGATGAGAAGGAAGTTCAAA ATAACTGGGCAGGAGGAGCCCATGTACAAGGCCAAGGTGACAGTCACCAGCAAGGGCCGAAAGGGCGACCTTCCCGTACAGACCGGAGACATCGTCAGCATCATCCGCACCACTGACTGTCCCAAAGGGAAGTGGCTGGCAAGGGACGATGACCATATGT ATGGCTACATCCCTGTGATGAACGTGGAGCTGGACATCAAGGAGATGCTGGAGCTTGGAAAGAGGGCTTCCCAGGCAGCGGGCCGCCCCGCCGTTGATGGAGACACCTTCAGCGATGGGAGCAG GTCTTCTAACCAATGCCGTGCTCACAGTAACAGCT TTACAGACAGCGAGGAATGGACGTGTGACGAGGAATCGATCTCGTCTCCTTCAGATGTGCG GTTGCAGAGTCGGACTGTGTCCATGGCTGAAATGT GCTACGCAAACGGCAAAGGGCAGCCGGCCGCCAGCGACGGCGGCTACGAGGACAGCCAGGCACT GACGAGGTATGAGGCTCTCCAGAAGCTTGCTACTTTCTTCCAGCAGCAGCAAGAAAATGAGAGCGTTGCTGAGGAAAACGAAGGACAGACTCCTCCAAG AACTGAAGTTCAACCAA GTCTGTGTTTGGCAGAGGAGCACACCAGTCTGT TCCGACCCGCTGCGTTTTTGAGTCACCGAAGCAGCGAGCCAGAAGGGGAATTCCAGCTGATGGACCTGATCATCCTGCCCCCCCCTGCGCCCTTCGCCGACCGGGGGTGA
- the LOC125716361 gene encoding FYN-binding protein 1-like isoform X4 produces the protein MVPEKPRQIPLPPGACPSHLSTIAVETESKSSVLPRAKKHGKRPVSYPLPLPPCTPSLFSGKTAEKEQSTRQTSKDKRLSLGLPLPGKEQKVILSLPLSSCLPSGQPGKMRSPENDVKSTSPKTSGISLDASSQSKSPSNSAEMTSGSPSPKGRGCIYSRSTSAPSVCSTFEDASVRHSTLSSAESAQDVNGGSPETSSPPWFSLKASPKLSLMGCEGQKAEAPPQKPKSVSQTISVSALAAKLNIASHWKVPHIHKDGADCKTNCLQLGQPAETGPAKIPLPELDSLDPPPEKPPRPHLVDLGPCWALFGKDQHEIGVGVLESIDFEGQAPEYPVPPKPQDLVCPELAGTFNVAFNAIESQAFGAADQGLDATDLEPRESKSAVLEVLGLWTKGSAPALDPPDQDPPAQNSACVTELQHKDAKPLVGLGSERHSENADNVYEDVEITSKLRRGQNTWRRKVIPKNPYADTEAMGEDSRKSTWFHNPWFVSGEPPGTFSHGNGNGRKENRETNEDREQKKREKKERREREKKENEMRRKFKITGQEEPMYKAKVTVTSKGRKGDLPVQTGDIVSIIRTTDCPKGKWLARDDDHMYGYIPVMNVELDIKEMLELGKRASQAAGRPAVDGDTFSDGSRSSNQCRAHSNSFTDSEEWTCDEESISSPSDVRLQSRTVSMAEMCYANGKGQPAASDGGYEDSQALTRYEALQKLATFFQQQQENESVAEENEGQTPPRTEVQPSLCLAEEHTSLEPEGEFQLMDLIILPPPAPFADRG, from the exons ATGGTCCCTGAAAAGCCCAGACAGATTCCTTTGCCCCCCGGAGCTTGCCCGTCTCACCTGAGCACCATCGCTGTGGAGACTGAGAGCAAGTCCTCAGTCCTGCCTAGAGCAAAGAAACATGGCAAGCGTCCAGTCTCTTACCCACTGCCTCTTCCTCCCTGTACACCTTCCCTCTTCAGCGGCAAGACGGCAGAGAAAGAACAAAGTACAAGGCAGACATCAAAGGACAAGCGATTGTCTCTAGGGCTTCCTTTACCAGGAAAAGAGCAGAAGGTCATCTTGAGTCTGCCTTTGAGCAGCTGCCTGCCATCTGGCCAACCTGGGAAGATGAGGTCCCCAGAAAACGACGTTAAATCAACATCTCCAAAAACCAGTGGGATCTCCCTCGATGCCAGCTCTCAATCAAAGTCTCCCAGTAACAGTGCAGAAATGACATCCGGTTCTCCATCTCCCAAAGGCAGAGGCTGCATCTATTCCAGGAGCACATCTGCGCCTAGTGTTTGTAGCACTTTCGAAGATGCTTCAGTTAGACACTCTACCCTCTCCAGCGCAGAAAGTGCTCAGGATGTTAATGGGGGATCCCCAGAGACCAGTAGCCCTCCTTGGTTCTCCTTGAAGGCATCCCCCAAACTGTCTCTCATGGGCTGCGAGGGCCAGAAGGCAGAAGCTCCTCCTCAGAAACCCAAAAGTGTTTCTCAGACCATCAGTGTTTCTGCCTTGGCTGCCAAGCTCAATATAGCCTCACACT GGAAGGTGCCGCATATACACAAGGATGGTGCAGATTGCAAGACAAACTGTTTGCAACTGGGGCAACCTGCTGAGACTGGTCCAGCTAAGATACCTCTTCCCGAGTTAGATTCCCTGGATCCCCCGCCGGAAAAACCACCCAGACCCCATTTAGTGGATCTCGGCCCCTGCTGGGCCTTATTTGGAAAGGATCAACATGAAATTG gtgtTGGGGTACTTGAATCTATTGATTTTGAAGGCCAAGCTCCTGAATATCCAGTGCCTCCTAAGCCTCAAGATCTGGTGTGTCCAGAACTTGCAGGAACTTTCAATGTGGCTTTTAATGCCATAGAGTCCCAGGCCTTTGGTGCTGCGGACCAGGGTCTTGATGCCACAGACCTTGAGCCTAGAGAGTCAAAGTCAGCGGTTCTAGAGGTGCTGGGGTTGTGGACCAAGGGCTCTGCACCTGCTTTGGACCCTCCAGACCAGGATCCTCCAGCTCAGAATTCTGCTTGTGTCACAGAACTGCAACACAAAGACGCAAAGCCATTAGTCGG ACTTGGTTCTGAAAGACACAGTGAAAATGCAGACAACGTCTATGAAGACGTTGAGATCACAAGCAAGCTTCGCCGCGGGCAGAATACTTGGCGACGCAAAGTCATTCCAAAAA ATCCGTACGCTGATACTGAAGCgatg GGTGAAGATTCGCGTAAAAGCACATGGTTTCACAACCCGTG GTTTGTGTCAGGAGAGCCTCCTGGAACTTTCTCACATGGAAATGG CAACGGGCGCAAGGAGAATCGGGAGACCAATGAGGACAGAGAGCAGAAGAAACGGGAAAAGAAGGagcggagggagagggagaagaaGGAGAATGAGATGAGAAGGAAGTTCAAA ATAACTGGGCAGGAGGAGCCCATGTACAAGGCCAAGGTGACAGTCACCAGCAAGGGCCGAAAGGGCGACCTTCCCGTACAGACCGGAGACATCGTCAGCATCATCCGCACCACTGACTGTCCCAAAGGGAAGTGGCTGGCAAGGGACGATGACCATATGT ATGGCTACATCCCTGTGATGAACGTGGAGCTGGACATCAAGGAGATGCTGGAGCTTGGAAAGAGGGCTTCCCAGGCAGCGGGCCGCCCCGCCGTTGATGGAGACACCTTCAGCGATGGGAGCAG GTCTTCTAACCAATGCCGTGCTCACAGTAACAGCT TTACAGACAGCGAGGAATGGACGTGTGACGAGGAATCGATCTCGTCTCCTTCAGATGTGCG GTTGCAGAGTCGGACTGTGTCCATGGCTGAAATGT GCTACGCAAACGGCAAAGGGCAGCCGGCCGCCAGCGACGGCGGCTACGAGGACAGCCAGGCACT GACGAGGTATGAGGCTCTCCAGAAGCTTGCTACTTTCTTCCAGCAGCAGCAAGAAAATGAGAGCGTTGCTGAGGAAAACGAAGGACAGACTCCTCCAAG AACTGAAGTTCAACCAA GTCTGTGTTTGGCAGAGGAGCACACCAGTCT CGAGCCAGAAGGGGAATTCCAGCTGATGGACCTGATCATCCTGCCCCCCCCTGCGCCCTTCGCCGACCGGGGGTGA
- the LOC125716361 gene encoding FYN-binding protein 1-like isoform X9 produces the protein MVPEKPRQIPLPPGACPSHLSTIAVETESKSSVLPRAKKHGKRPVSYPLPLPPCTPSLFSGKTAEKEQSTRQTSKDKRLSLGLPLPGKEQKVILSLPLSSCLPSGQPGKMRSPENDVKSTSPKTSGISLDASSQSKSPSNSAEMTSGSPSPKGRGCIYSRSTSAPSVCSTFEDASVRHSTLSSAESAQDVNGGSPETSSPPWFSLKASPKLSLMGCEGQKAEAPPQKPKSVSQTISVSALAAKLNIASHWKVPHIHKDGADCKTNCLQLGQPAETGPAKIPLPELDSLDPPPEKPPRPHLVDLGPCWALFGKDQHEIGVGVLESIDFEGQAPEYPVPPKPQDLVCPELAGTFNVAFNAIESQAFGAADQGLDATDLEPRESKSAVLEVLGLWTKGSAPALDPPDQDPPAQNSACVTELQHKDAKPLVGLGSERHSENADNVYEDVEITSKLRRGQNTWRRKVIPKNPYADTEAMGEDSRKSTWFHNPWFVSGEPPGTFSHGNGNGRKENRETNEDREQKKREKKERREREKKENEMRRKFKITGQEEPMYKAKVTVTSKGRKGDLPVQTGDIVSIIRTTDCPKGKWLARDDDHMYGYIPVMNVELDIKEMLELGKRASQAAGRPAVDGDTFSDGSRSSNQCRAHSNSFTDSEEWTCDEESISSPSDVRLQSRTVSMAEMCYANGKGQPAASDGGYEDSQALTRYEALQKLATFFQQQQENESVAEENEGQTPPRTEVQPSLCLAEEHTSLFRPAAFLSHRSSEPEGEFQLMDLIILPPPAPFADRG, from the exons ATGGTCCCTGAAAAGCCCAGACAGATTCCTTTGCCCCCCGGAGCTTGCCCGTCTCACCTGAGCACCATCGCTGTGGAGACTGAGAGCAAGTCCTCAGTCCTGCCTAGAGCAAAGAAACATGGCAAGCGTCCAGTCTCTTACCCACTGCCTCTTCCTCCCTGTACACCTTCCCTCTTCAGCGGCAAGACGGCAGAGAAAGAACAAAGTACAAGGCAGACATCAAAGGACAAGCGATTGTCTCTAGGGCTTCCTTTACCAGGAAAAGAGCAGAAGGTCATCTTGAGTCTGCCTTTGAGCAGCTGCCTGCCATCTGGCCAACCTGGGAAGATGAGGTCCCCAGAAAACGACGTTAAATCAACATCTCCAAAAACCAGTGGGATCTCCCTCGATGCCAGCTCTCAATCAAAGTCTCCCAGTAACAGTGCAGAAATGACATCCGGTTCTCCATCTCCCAAAGGCAGAGGCTGCATCTATTCCAGGAGCACATCTGCGCCTAGTGTTTGTAGCACTTTCGAAGATGCTTCAGTTAGACACTCTACCCTCTCCAGCGCAGAAAGTGCTCAGGATGTTAATGGGGGATCCCCAGAGACCAGTAGCCCTCCTTGGTTCTCCTTGAAGGCATCCCCCAAACTGTCTCTCATGGGCTGCGAGGGCCAGAAGGCAGAAGCTCCTCCTCAGAAACCCAAAAGTGTTTCTCAGACCATCAGTGTTTCTGCCTTGGCTGCCAAGCTCAATATAGCCTCACACT GGAAGGTGCCGCATATACACAAGGATGGTGCAGATTGCAAGACAAACTGTTTGCAACTGGGGCAACCTGCTGAGACTGGTCCAGCTAAGATACCTCTTCCCGAGTTAGATTCCCTGGATCCCCCGCCGGAAAAACCACCCAGACCCCATTTAGTGGATCTCGGCCCCTGCTGGGCCTTATTTGGAAAGGATCAACATGAAATTG gtgtTGGGGTACTTGAATCTATTGATTTTGAAGGCCAAGCTCCTGAATATCCAGTGCCTCCTAAGCCTCAAGATCTGGTGTGTCCAGAACTTGCAGGAACTTTCAATGTGGCTTTTAATGCCATAGAGTCCCAGGCCTTTGGTGCTGCGGACCAGGGTCTTGATGCCACAGACCTTGAGCCTAGAGAGTCAAAGTCAGCGGTTCTAGAGGTGCTGGGGTTGTGGACCAAGGGCTCTGCACCTGCTTTGGACCCTCCAGACCAGGATCCTCCAGCTCAGAATTCTGCTTGTGTCACAGAACTGCAACACAAAGACGCAAAGCCATTAGTCGG ACTTGGTTCTGAAAGACACAGTGAAAATGCAGACAACGTCTATGAAGACGTTGAGATCACAAGCAAGCTTCGCCGCGGGCAGAATACTTGGCGACGCAAAGTCATTCCAAAAA ATCCGTACGCTGATACTGAAGCgatg GGTGAAGATTCGCGTAAAAGCACATGGTTTCACAACCCGTG GTTTGTGTCAGGAGAGCCTCCTGGAACTTTCTCACATGGAAATGG CAACGGGCGCAAGGAGAATCGGGAGACCAATGAGGACAGAGAGCAGAAGAAACGGGAAAAGAAGGagcggagggagagggagaagaaGGAGAATGAGATGAGAAGGAAGTTCAAA ATAACTGGGCAGGAGGAGCCCATGTACAAGGCCAAGGTGACAGTCACCAGCAAGGGCCGAAAGGGCGACCTTCCCGTACAGACCGGAGACATCGTCAGCATCATCCGCACCACTGACTGTCCCAAAGGGAAGTGGCTGGCAAGGGACGATGACCATATGT ATGGCTACATCCCTGTGATGAACGTGGAGCTGGACATCAAGGAGATGCTGGAGCTTGGAAAGAGGGCTTCCCAGGCAGCGGGCCGCCCCGCCGTTGATGGAGACACCTTCAGCGATGGGAGCAG GTCTTCTAACCAATGCCGTGCTCACAGTAACAGCT TTACAGACAGCGAGGAATGGACGTGTGACGAGGAATCGATCTCGTCTCCTTCAGATGTGCG GTTGCAGAGTCGGACTGTGTCCATGGCTGAAATGT GCTACGCAAACGGCAAAGGGCAGCCGGCCGCCAGCGACGGCGGCTACGAGGACAGCCAGGCACT GACGAGGTATGAGGCTCTCCAGAAGCTTGCTACTTTCTTCCAGCAGCAGCAAGAAAATGAGAGCGTTGCTGAGGAAAACGAAGGACAGACTCCTCCAAG AACTGAAGTTCAACCAA GTCTGTGTTTGGCAGAGGAGCACACCAGTCTGT TCCGACCCGCTGCGTTTTTGAGTCACCGAAGCAGCGAGCCAGAAGGGGAATTCCAGCTGATGGACCTGATCATCCTGCCCCCCCCTGCGCCCTTCGCCGACCGGGGGTGA